Proteins from a single region of Dyadobacter fanqingshengii:
- a CDS encoding beta-ketoacyl synthase chain length factor, translating into MYYISAASTISHQPTFQNAGFSTFIEPMHESSGLLSPDYKGFIDAGLLRRMSKILRMSVACAKDCIQQAGIEQPSAIIVGTGLGCLLDTEKFLNNVLTIEGLLPPTSFIQSTHNTMAGQISLSLGNHGYNMTHTQNSISFENALLDAMLLLDENEENILVGAADEAIDFLNEISDNLHLQLQFPLTSGASFFMLTSQKNNHSLVSVKDTRAIGLVSDVSGQIMDFLTSNDCHVQDLDLVLFSGMSEDSTNGLAALLSNLVVEEKKCVDYLRFSGIYPTTSAFAVHLAVDRMKKDQSLKNVLICNTLIQSNLGLTLLQSVEA; encoded by the coding sequence TTGTATTACATCTCCGCCGCATCGACCATCTCGCATCAGCCCACATTTCAAAATGCAGGCTTTTCTACTTTTATCGAGCCGATGCATGAATCGTCAGGACTGCTCAGCCCGGATTATAAAGGGTTTATCGATGCCGGACTTTTGCGCAGAATGAGCAAGATTTTGAGGATGTCGGTGGCTTGTGCGAAGGATTGCATTCAGCAAGCAGGGATTGAGCAGCCTTCCGCAATCATCGTTGGGACTGGATTAGGCTGTCTTTTGGATACTGAAAAATTTCTTAACAATGTTCTGACCATCGAAGGTTTGCTTCCGCCAACGTCATTCATACAATCGACGCATAACACCATGGCGGGCCAAATTTCATTGAGCCTCGGCAACCATGGTTATAACATGACCCACACGCAAAATTCCATTTCGTTTGAAAATGCGCTGCTCGATGCCATGTTGCTTTTGGATGAAAACGAAGAAAATATTCTCGTAGGAGCCGCTGACGAAGCCATTGATTTTCTGAACGAGATTTCTGACAACCTGCATTTGCAGCTTCAATTTCCCTTAACATCCGGGGCATCATTTTTTATGCTCACAAGCCAAAAAAACAATCATTCGCTGGTGTCTGTGAAAGACACACGGGCAATCGGGCTTGTCAGCGACGTGAGCGGACAGATTATGGATTTTCTAACCAGTAATGATTGCCATGTGCAGGATCTGGATTTGGTTCTTTTTTCAGGAATGAGTGAGGATAGCACCAACGGTTTGGCTGCTCTGCTTTCGAATTTAGTTGTAGAAGAAAAAAAATGCGTGGATTATCTGCGTTTTTCAGGAATTTACCCTACTACTTCTGCTTTTGCAGTGCATTTGGCTGTTGATAGAATGAAGAAGGATCAATCGCTGAAAAATGTGCTGATTTGCAATACATTAATTCAAAGTAACCTGGGGTTAACACTCTTGCAATCTGTTGAAGCATAA
- a CDS encoding phosphopantetheine-binding protein gives MDNLKEDLKSQIIEQLNLEDITPADIADDALLFDDGGLGLDSIDALELIVLLEKYHGIQVVNPEEGKVAFKSIDTMAEYIRKRKS, from the coding sequence ATGGATAATTTAAAGGAAGACCTTAAAAGTCAGATCATAGAGCAGTTAAACCTAGAAGATATTACACCGGCTGACATTGCGGACGATGCATTGCTGTTCGATGACGGAGGCCTTGGACTGGACTCCATCGATGCGTTGGAACTGATTGTTTTGCTTGAAAAATATCACGGGATACAAGTCGTAAATCCGGAAGAAGGAAAGGTTGCGTTCAAGTCGATCGACACCATGGCTGAATATATCCGCAAACGGAAAAGCTGA
- the fabG gene encoding 3-oxoacyl-ACP reductase FabG — MNCALVTGASRGLGRAIAVQLAKDHGLYILINYASNQAAAEETLAEIVALGGNGELLPFNVQTKTEVDEALNKWREKNEEKHISVLVNNAGITRDGLFMWMPEQDWDDVMSISAKGLFNVTQNAIQQMLRKRSGRIVNIASVSGMKGVAGQTNYSAAKGAIIAATKALAQEVAKRKITVNAVAPGFITSDMTKDLNEAELKQMIPMNRFGQAEEVAHLVSFLVSDKAAYITGEVININGGIYS, encoded by the coding sequence ATGAATTGTGCATTGGTAACAGGCGCATCGAGAGGGTTGGGCCGTGCCATTGCGGTGCAGCTGGCAAAAGACCATGGACTTTACATCCTGATCAACTATGCGTCCAACCAGGCGGCTGCGGAAGAAACGCTGGCTGAAATTGTGGCTTTGGGGGGCAATGGCGAACTTTTGCCATTCAATGTTCAAACAAAAACGGAGGTGGATGAGGCGCTGAACAAGTGGAGAGAAAAGAACGAAGAAAAGCATATCAGTGTTTTGGTGAATAATGCCGGAATTACGCGCGACGGGCTGTTTATGTGGATGCCTGAGCAGGACTGGGACGATGTGATGAGCATTTCTGCCAAAGGACTTTTCAATGTGACCCAGAATGCAATCCAGCAAATGCTCAGAAAGCGGTCGGGCCGGATCGTTAACATTGCATCGGTTTCGGGTATGAAAGGTGTGGCCGGACAAACCAACTATTCCGCAGCGAAAGGGGCGATTATTGCGGCTACAAAAGCGCTGGCGCAGGAAGTCGCCAAGCGCAAAATTACGGTGAATGCGGTTGCGCCGGGTTTCATTACCAGTGATATGACCAAAGATCTTAATGAGGCCGAATTGAAACAAATGATCCCGATGAACCGTTTTGGACAAGCCGAGGAGGTTGCGCATCTGGTAAGTTTCCTGGTTTCGGATAAAGCAGCCTATATAACAGGCGAGGTCATTAATATCAACGGAGGAATTTATTCATAA
- a CDS encoding beta-ketoacyl synthase N-terminal-like domain-containing protein — protein MTYIGAEVIISPLGRTTAENWAAISANQSGISLVKQAGFDNADLYLSKMLDLIDDYKFEKLLLDALAAVSEQIDPAILTSDRTMVIISSTKGELDSNIHDQFGKSIAALVSKFALVNQPIVLSNACISGVLAINAASNFIQAKIYDHAIVIGCDLISDFVVYGFQSLFAISNKPCAPFDAARNGITMGEGCSAVMVSNSKETFRNGALQLLSGTSANDANHISGPSRTGEGLFRSVKRTLENNQVAPEDIDFVCAHGTATVFNDEMEAIAFDRIGLSDKHLSSLKGYFGHTLGAAGVIETAASMQMMRHGVLVKSLGYTESGTSKKMNVISDNVVSQPKTILKTASGFGGGNASLIIRSL, from the coding sequence ATGACCTACATTGGTGCCGAAGTCATAATAAGTCCATTGGGCAGGACCACAGCTGAAAACTGGGCTGCTATCAGCGCAAACCAGTCTGGAATTTCTTTGGTAAAGCAGGCCGGATTTGACAATGCAGATCTCTATTTGTCAAAAATGCTGGATCTGATTGATGATTATAAATTCGAAAAGCTTTTGCTGGACGCGTTAGCAGCGGTTTCAGAGCAAATTGATCCTGCCATTTTAACGTCGGACAGAACTATGGTGATCATTAGTTCTACCAAAGGTGAGCTGGACAGTAATATCCATGACCAGTTCGGAAAGAGCATTGCAGCGTTGGTTTCAAAGTTTGCGCTTGTTAATCAGCCTATTGTGCTGTCTAATGCGTGCATTTCAGGCGTATTAGCGATCAATGCGGCCAGCAATTTTATTCAGGCAAAAATTTACGATCACGCCATTGTTATTGGCTGCGATCTGATTTCAGACTTCGTGGTTTATGGGTTTCAATCGCTGTTTGCCATCAGTAATAAGCCTTGCGCGCCTTTTGATGCGGCACGCAATGGAATAACAATGGGTGAGGGTTGTAGCGCAGTGATGGTTTCAAATTCGAAGGAAACGTTCCGTAACGGTGCTTTGCAGCTTCTTTCCGGTACAAGTGCCAATGATGCCAATCACATTTCCGGGCCATCCAGAACGGGCGAAGGGCTGTTCCGGAGTGTGAAAAGGACATTGGAAAACAATCAGGTTGCGCCGGAGGACATTGACTTTGTGTGCGCACACGGAACGGCAACCGTGTTTAATGACGAAATGGAAGCTATCGCTTTTGATCGTATTGGGTTAAGTGACAAGCATTTAAGTAGTTTAAAAGGTTATTTCGGGCACACGCTCGGTGCAGCTGGCGTGATCGAAACGGCTGCCTCCATGCAGATGATGCGGCATGGTGTTTTGGTAAAAAGCCTGGGATATACGGAAAGCGGGACTTCGAAAAAAATGAATGTCATTTCAGACAATGTCGTTAGCCAGCCGAAAACAATCCTAAAAACAGCTTCTGGCTTTGGCGGCGGGAATGCATCTTTGATTATCAGGAGTTTATGA
- a CDS encoding LolA family protein, with protein sequence MNKFRLLLLVFFAAVGFASGQAFKNAANPEKVFEDLRKASQAVNSIQAAFTEEKFLSVLKKPEHSSGFFYYKKNDKMRWEQKMPVNYVILINGDRMRVQEAGKEKNVRQAGRMAAQIKELMIGLVNGDFQKNKAFSQSCLENSEQYMVVLTPVNRRLKNIYSKITLVFPKSTLHLKELSFFEKGGDKSVMKFQNEKFNQTIDDSLFLNL encoded by the coding sequence ATGAATAAATTCAGGTTACTGTTGCTTGTATTTTTTGCGGCGGTTGGATTTGCGAGCGGACAGGCATTCAAAAACGCTGCAAATCCTGAAAAGGTTTTTGAGGATTTGCGCAAGGCTTCGCAGGCAGTGAATTCCATTCAGGCAGCTTTCACAGAAGAGAAATTCTTGTCAGTTTTGAAGAAGCCTGAGCATTCGTCAGGGTTTTTTTATTACAAAAAGAATGACAAAATGCGTTGGGAGCAAAAAATGCCTGTTAATTACGTAATATTAATTAACGGCGATAGAATGCGCGTCCAGGAGGCTGGAAAGGAAAAAAACGTGAGACAGGCGGGCAGGATGGCGGCCCAGATCAAGGAGCTGATGATCGGTCTTGTTAATGGTGATTTTCAGAAAAATAAGGCATTTTCCCAAAGCTGTCTTGAAAATTCGGAGCAGTATATGGTGGTGCTTACGCCTGTTAATCGCAGGCTCAAAAACATCTATTCCAAAATCACACTGGTCTTTCCAAAGAGCACATTGCACTTGAAGGAACTGTCATTTTTTGAAAAAGGCGGCGACAAAAGCGTCATGAAATTTCAGAACGAAAAATTTAATCAAACGATAGACGATAGTCTTTTTTTGAACTTGTAA
- a CDS encoding 3-hydroxyacyl-ACP dehydratase, whose translation MFVNSLYFITSNELTPENIVSGIKINEQHAVFEGHFPNSPVLPGVVQLQIVKEILEAHLERKLAMKTMRTCKFLEVLNPGKNPNVRILIKYKQSEMLEVTASGEDNGKVFFKMQANYL comes from the coding sequence ATGTTTGTAAATAGTCTCTATTTCATCACCAGCAATGAGCTGACTCCGGAGAACATTGTTTCGGGAATAAAGATTAATGAACAACATGCCGTATTTGAGGGACATTTTCCCAATTCACCCGTCTTGCCTGGCGTGGTGCAATTACAGATCGTGAAAGAAATTCTGGAAGCGCATCTGGAAAGGAAACTGGCCATGAAAACGATGCGGACGTGCAAATTCCTGGAAGTGCTTAATCCCGGAAAAAATCCAAACGTCCGGATCCTTATCAAATACAAGCAGTCGGAAATGTTAGAAGTTACTGCCTCAGGAGAAGACAACGGAAAGGTTTTTTTCAAAATGCAGGCGAACTATCTTTAA
- a CDS encoding HAL/PAL/TAL family ammonia-lyase, whose amino-acid sequence MNSISLAHIEQYAFEKKEFILAEDALNKVSKSFTFLTNFSKDKIIYGINTGFGPMAQYRIETDKLSNLQYNLIRSHSSGIGKPLNEIYARSVMVARLNSFLQANSGVSTGVIRQLVAFLNKGIVPEIFEHGSVGASGDLVQLSHLGLNLIGEGHVYEAGVRTRTSDVLEKNNITPLKMELRDGLGLINGTSCMTGIAAINIIYAKRLLQWAVAASAMLNEVIEAFDDSFSKELNAVKHHKGQQVIAQQMRDFLAGSRLIRSREELFKDDTALQRKEFERKIQEYYSVRCVPQILGPILDTLRYAQEVVENELNSTNDNPIVSPDDDNVFHGGNFHGDYISLEMDKVKIVLTKLSMLMERQLNFLMNSKLNGKFPPFLNAGTLGLNFGFQGVQFTATSTTAENQALSGSVYVHSIPNNNDNQDIVSMGTNSAVLAKQVLENSFQVMSIHIMAICQAIDLLEPDEKERLSPNAKSIYGQIRQHAHFVKDDLPQSESIAAVLEYIKETPFKL is encoded by the coding sequence ATGAATAGTATTTCCTTAGCTCATATCGAGCAGTATGCTTTTGAAAAGAAGGAATTTATCTTAGCCGAAGACGCCCTCAATAAAGTTTCTAAGTCCTTTACATTTCTCACGAATTTCTCCAAAGATAAAATTATATACGGAATCAATACCGGTTTTGGCCCTATGGCGCAATATCGGATCGAGACCGACAAACTGAGTAACCTGCAATACAACCTGATCCGCAGCCATTCCAGCGGCATCGGAAAACCGCTCAACGAAATTTATGCCCGCAGCGTCATGGTTGCCCGCCTCAATTCGTTTTTGCAAGCCAATTCGGGTGTCAGCACAGGCGTCATCCGGCAACTCGTTGCGTTTTTGAACAAAGGCATTGTCCCCGAAATTTTTGAGCACGGAAGCGTGGGCGCGAGCGGAGACCTTGTGCAGCTCTCGCATCTTGGCCTTAATCTAATCGGTGAAGGGCATGTGTATGAAGCGGGTGTAAGGACAAGAACATCCGACGTTTTGGAAAAAAACAACATTACTCCGCTTAAAATGGAGTTGCGCGATGGCCTGGGGCTGATCAATGGGACATCCTGCATGACCGGCATTGCGGCCATCAACATTATTTATGCTAAAAGGCTGTTGCAATGGGCAGTTGCCGCATCGGCTATGCTGAACGAGGTCATTGAAGCATTTGATGACTCATTTTCCAAGGAATTGAATGCCGTTAAACATCATAAAGGACAGCAGGTGATTGCGCAGCAAATGCGTGATTTTTTAGCCGGAAGTCGGTTAATACGCAGCAGGGAAGAGCTTTTCAAAGATGACACTGCGTTGCAACGGAAGGAATTCGAGCGTAAGATCCAGGAATATTATTCTGTGAGGTGCGTTCCGCAAATTTTGGGACCTATTCTGGACACATTACGATATGCGCAGGAAGTGGTTGAAAATGAGTTGAATTCAACCAATGACAACCCCATCGTAAGCCCCGATGATGACAATGTTTTCCATGGCGGCAATTTCCACGGCGATTACATTTCCCTGGAAATGGATAAGGTGAAAATCGTTCTGACCAAGCTTTCAATGCTCATGGAACGACAACTCAACTTCCTGATGAACAGCAAATTAAATGGTAAATTTCCGCCCTTTTTGAATGCAGGAACCTTGGGATTGAATTTTGGCTTCCAGGGCGTGCAATTCACGGCCACTTCGACCACGGCCGAAAATCAGGCACTATCCGGTTCGGTTTATGTACATAGTATTCCTAACAATAATGACAATCAGGATATTGTGAGTATGGGGACCAATAGCGCGGTGCTCGCGAAGCAAGTTTTGGAAAACTCGTTTCAGGTCATGTCCATCCACATAATGGCCATTTGCCAGGCAATTGATTTGCTCGAACCTGATGAAAAAGAGCGCTTGTCGCCTAATGCTAAATCAATTTACGGCCAGATCCGGCAACATGCGCATTTCGTAAAGGACGATCTGCCGCAATCCGAGAGCATTGCTGCCGTTTTGGAATATATTAAAGAAACCCCGTTTAAATTATGA
- a CDS encoding lysophospholipid acyltransferase family protein yields the protein MSRWDGKTKGSLVGYKIFLFFINTLGLDFAYRLLQLVTYYYYLFAKKQKRALLDFYQNILHFPVSEAKKLARQNFYIFGQTLVDRAAFLLGKTEQLNHVFENEQYLVDIRDGGKGGILLSAHLGNWETAGNLLKGRITPTINIVMLDAEVESIKQFMDTSTGGSRFKVIAIKDDLSHIIAIRNALVNNEFIAIHSDRYLDGAKFIELDFFGRKAKFPYGPFVIASKFDAPVTFVFAAKDGKYSYHLSATLPITDKLKPEEIARLYVAELERKVKEYPEQWFNYFNFFV from the coding sequence ATGAGCCGTTGGGATGGTAAGACCAAAGGATCATTAGTCGGTTACAAAATTTTTCTGTTCTTCATTAATACGCTTGGGCTGGATTTTGCCTACCGCCTTTTGCAGCTGGTAACGTACTACTATTATCTCTTTGCAAAAAAGCAAAAACGGGCGTTACTGGACTTTTACCAAAATATCCTCCATTTTCCTGTTTCAGAGGCCAAAAAGCTGGCCAGACAAAATTTTTACATTTTCGGCCAGACATTGGTTGACCGGGCCGCATTTCTGCTCGGGAAGACGGAGCAGTTAAATCATGTATTTGAAAATGAGCAATATCTCGTTGATATCCGGGATGGTGGAAAAGGAGGGATACTATTGAGCGCACATCTTGGTAATTGGGAAACCGCTGGTAATTTGCTTAAAGGGCGCATTACGCCAACCATTAACATTGTCATGCTGGATGCGGAGGTGGAAAGCATCAAGCAGTTTATGGACACGTCGACAGGCGGTTCGCGCTTTAAAGTCATTGCGATCAAAGATGACCTTTCACATATCATAGCCATTCGCAATGCACTGGTAAATAATGAGTTCATTGCCATTCATTCCGATCGTTACCTGGACGGAGCAAAGTTTATCGAGCTGGATTTTTTCGGCAGAAAGGCAAAATTCCCTTACGGACCCTTTGTAATCGCTTCAAAGTTTGATGCACCGGTAACATTCGTATTTGCGGCAAAAGACGGAAAATACAGTTATCACCTAAGCGCAACATTGCCCATTACGGATAAACTCAAGCCAGAGGAAATCGCAAGGCTTTATGTGGCCGAACTCGAACGAAAAGTGAAAGAATATCCTGAACAATGGTTTAACTATTTCAACTTTTTTGTTTAA
- a CDS encoding beta-ketoacyl-[acyl-carrier-protein] synthase family protein — protein sequence MGVRITGIGIVSAIGLTVADNLQSLKESRSGIGPVQYLEEAEGLLVGEVKMSNKALQNDLSTGAKAISRTSLLGLKAAKEAWGDNKHTHKIRTGIISSTSVGGMDRTEDFYKAYLAGTNPDYHILKTHDSGSTTERIAAELGISGYINTLSTACSSGANAIMLGARLLLSGKLDRVLVGGSDALTKFTISGFRSLMIYDDQWCRPFDETRSGLNLGEGAAFLLLENEKSIQISGNKTIGYVNGWANAADAYHQTASSPDGKGATLAITNALAKSGIAMEHISYINAHGTGTKNNDLSESVALRNVFGDNIPAFSSTKPFTGHTLAAAGAIEAVFSILAIQQKLIFPNLNYNTPITETGLEPVASLQTERPVGAVLSNSFGFGGNNSSLVFSDHD from the coding sequence ATGGGCGTCCGAATAACCGGTATTGGCATTGTTTCCGCGATTGGCTTAACAGTTGCAGACAACCTGCAATCGCTGAAAGAAAGCAGGTCGGGGATCGGACCGGTGCAATATTTAGAAGAAGCTGAAGGATTGCTGGTTGGCGAGGTTAAAATGTCCAACAAAGCATTGCAAAACGACCTTAGCACCGGGGCGAAAGCCATTTCCCGCACATCATTACTGGGCCTGAAAGCTGCGAAAGAGGCCTGGGGCGATAATAAGCACACGCATAAAATTAGAACCGGGATTATCTCTTCCACGTCAGTCGGAGGAATGGACAGGACGGAAGACTTTTACAAAGCATATCTCGCCGGGACCAACCCCGATTACCATATTCTAAAAACACACGACAGCGGCAGCACTACGGAAAGGATAGCGGCTGAATTAGGCATTTCAGGTTACATTAATACGCTGTCAACTGCCTGTTCATCAGGCGCTAATGCGATCATGCTGGGCGCACGACTGCTTTTAAGCGGGAAGTTGGACAGGGTTCTGGTAGGAGGCTCGGACGCGCTGACAAAATTCACAATCAGTGGTTTTCGCTCGCTGATGATTTACGATGATCAATGGTGCAGGCCATTTGATGAAACGAGAAGCGGTTTGAATCTCGGCGAAGGCGCTGCCTTTTTGCTGCTGGAAAACGAAAAGAGCATCCAGATCTCAGGAAATAAAACAATCGGTTACGTCAATGGCTGGGCGAATGCGGCAGATGCCTACCATCAAACCGCCTCGTCGCCGGACGGGAAAGGCGCTACGCTGGCCATAACAAATGCTTTGGCGAAATCCGGCATTGCCATGGAGCACATTTCATACATTAATGCCCACGGCACCGGGACGAAGAATAACGATCTATCCGAGTCCGTGGCATTGCGAAATGTATTTGGTGACAACATTCCTGCTTTCAGCTCAACAAAGCCATTTACAGGTCATACGTTAGCCGCTGCCGGTGCTATTGAGGCGGTTTTTTCGATCCTGGCCATTCAGCAAAAGCTCATTTTTCCCAATTTAAATTACAATACACCCATCACCGAAACGGGTCTGGAACCCGTTGCTTCCTTACAAACCGAAAGGCCTGTCGGGGCAGTTCTGTCCAATTCGTTTGGGTTTGGGGGAAATAACTCATCATTGGTTTTTTCAGACCACGATTGA
- a CDS encoding beta-ketoacyl-[acyl-carrier-protein] synthase family protein produces the protein MDHRVVVTGIGIYSCLGENLDEVTKSLYAGKSGIVFDQVRKDFGFRSALTGMVPEPDLKNYLSRRQRLGMHQPAVYAYMATRQALELSGLDVDFLETTETGIIYGNDSTAASVVEAVDKAKEKHDTTLIGSGAIFQNMNSTVNMNLSTIFKLKGINFTLSAACASGSHSIGMGYLMIKQGLQDRIICGGAQEINSAAMASFDGLGTFSVRESDPTKASRPFDRDRDGLIPSGGAATVILESYEAAIKRGAPILAELIGYGFSSNGDHISNPSIDGQTRSLRMAMNQAGIAAREVDYINAHATSTPVGDGSEARAIFEVFGGEIPVSSTKSMTGHECWMAGASEIVYSLLMMQNSFIAPNINFENPDEDSAKINIVAETKAQEINCFLSNSFGFGGTNSTLILKKFS, from the coding sequence ATGGATCATAGAGTTGTCGTAACCGGAATAGGGATTTACTCTTGCCTGGGTGAAAACCTGGACGAGGTTACAAAATCATTATATGCCGGCAAAAGCGGGATCGTTTTTGATCAGGTTAGGAAGGATTTTGGCTTTCGCTCTGCTTTAACAGGCATGGTGCCGGAGCCGGACCTCAAAAATTACTTGTCCAGAAGGCAGCGCCTGGGCATGCACCAGCCCGCCGTTTACGCCTATATGGCAACCAGACAAGCACTTGAACTTTCCGGATTGGACGTGGATTTTCTCGAAACAACCGAAACCGGCATCATATATGGCAACGACAGCACCGCAGCGTCTGTGGTGGAAGCAGTGGATAAAGCCAAAGAAAAACACGACACAACATTGATAGGAAGCGGCGCTATTTTCCAAAACATGAATAGCACCGTTAATATGAACCTTTCAACAATTTTCAAGTTGAAGGGCATTAATTTTACGCTCAGCGCGGCATGCGCGTCCGGCTCACATTCAATAGGAATGGGTTATCTGATGATCAAGCAGGGATTGCAGGATCGGATCATTTGCGGCGGTGCGCAGGAGATTAATTCAGCTGCTATGGCCAGTTTCGATGGTCTGGGGACATTCTCAGTGCGCGAATCGGACCCGACAAAAGCATCCAGGCCTTTCGACCGCGACCGTGACGGGCTTATTCCCAGCGGCGGCGCAGCCACAGTCATTCTTGAATCGTACGAAGCCGCAATCAAGCGCGGCGCCCCGATCCTGGCCGAACTGATTGGCTATGGTTTTTCGTCCAACGGCGACCACATTTCCAATCCAAGCATTGACGGGCAAACGCGCTCACTGCGGATGGCCATGAACCAGGCAGGCATTGCGGCAAGAGAAGTTGACTACATTAATGCGCACGCAACCTCAACGCCAGTAGGTGACGGGAGTGAAGCCAGGGCTATTTTTGAGGTTTTTGGTGGGGAAATACCCGTAAGCTCAACCAAATCCATGACTGGTCATGAATGCTGGATGGCTGGTGCGAGCGAGATTGTATATTCATTGTTGATGATGCAAAATTCTTTTATTGCACCTAATATCAACTTCGAAAACCCGGACGAGGACTCGGCAAAGATCAACATTGTGGCTGAAACCAAAGCACAGGAGATCAATTGTTTCCTTAGCAATTCGTTTGGCTTTGGCGGGACAAATTCGACCTTAATTCTCAAAAAGTTCTCCTGA
- a CDS encoding phosphopantetheine-binding protein, which translates to MHANDVKMSWEEVIEETRDFLSEEFEVDRNLILPENSLKETLDLDSLDYVDLVVLIEENLNIKITGEDFKEIVTFGDFYQLVRKKLNL; encoded by the coding sequence ATGCATGCTAACGACGTAAAAATGAGTTGGGAAGAAGTTATCGAAGAAACGAGAGATTTTTTATCCGAGGAGTTTGAGGTGGACCGGAATCTGATTCTTCCTGAAAACAGTCTCAAAGAAACGCTCGATTTGGACAGTCTTGACTATGTGGACCTGGTAGTGCTGATTGAAGAAAATCTCAACATCAAAATTACAGGAGAGGATTTCAAAGAGATCGTGACATTTGGCGATTTCTATCAGCTCGTCCGTAAGAAACTGAACTTATAA
- a CDS encoding acyl-CoA thioesterase, whose translation MIASEIEIDIRFSETDAMGVVWHGNYLKFFEDGREAFGKTYGLEYLTIFDKGYFTPIVKSEIDHKAPVYYGQIIKVITRYVPAKSAKIQFEYEVINLTTGELCAVGKTMQVFLNKETRTLELITPDFYREWKEKNQV comes from the coding sequence ATGATTGCTTCGGAAATCGAAATTGATATACGTTTTAGTGAAACAGATGCAATGGGCGTGGTTTGGCACGGAAACTACCTCAAATTTTTTGAAGACGGAAGAGAAGCATTTGGCAAAACCTACGGATTGGAATACCTGACCATTTTTGATAAAGGCTATTTCACACCCATCGTTAAATCTGAGATTGATCATAAAGCGCCGGTTTATTACGGTCAGATCATCAAGGTGATTACCAGATACGTTCCCGCGAAATCTGCAAAAATCCAGTTTGAATACGAGGTGATCAACCTGACAACTGGTGAGTTGTGTGCAGTTGGAAAGACGATGCAGGTTTTTTTGAATAAGGAAACACGCACATTGGAATTGATTACACCCGATTTTTACCGGGAATGGAAAGAAAAAAATCAGGTTTAG
- a CDS encoding polysaccharide deacetylase family protein encodes MKHNIITATAITVFALSGIIFWETGFAWLIFIAIALAYLALTAYGSFKIQANYFLTSINRGKRKSIALTFDDGPDPETTPMILDVLKEKDIKATFFVIGKKAEKHPELIRRIDEEGHTIANHSYSHHYLIAFFSTEKLKKDLVLCTSTIYEILGKTPKFFRPPFGVTNPRYARVLRDLKLDSVGWSVRSMDTKAKSKYEIINRVISKLKAKDIVLLHDNRKVTADSMEDLIEHCLQKGIKIEPLSKLIQKEPYE; translated from the coding sequence TTGAAGCATAACATTATAACAGCCACTGCTATCACCGTATTCGCACTCAGCGGGATCATCTTCTGGGAGACGGGTTTTGCATGGCTGATCTTCATCGCGATTGCCCTCGCATATCTGGCCCTTACCGCGTACGGCTCTTTCAAGATCCAGGCCAATTACTTCCTTACGTCGATCAATAGGGGAAAGCGAAAGTCAATTGCCCTCACATTCGATGACGGCCCTGATCCCGAAACCACCCCGATGATCCTGGATGTTTTGAAAGAAAAAGATATTAAAGCGACGTTTTTTGTCATCGGTAAGAAGGCTGAAAAACACCCCGAACTAATCCGCCGTATTGATGAAGAAGGCCATACCATTGCCAATCATTCATATAGCCATCACTACCTGATTGCTTTTTTTTCGACAGAGAAACTTAAAAAGGACCTGGTGCTTTGCACAAGCACCATTTATGAGATTCTTGGAAAAACACCAAAGTTTTTCCGCCCGCCATTTGGCGTGACCAACCCGCGCTATGCGCGTGTGTTGCGCGATTTAAAACTTGACTCAGTAGGGTGGTCGGTCAGGAGTATGGACACAAAGGCGAAAAGTAAGTACGAAATTATTAACAGGGTCATCTCAAAATTAAAGGCGAAAGACATCGTTTTGCTGCATGATAACAGGAAAGTCACAGCCGATTCAATGGAAGATCTTATAGAACACTGTTTGCAGAAAGGGATAAAAATTGAGCCGTTGTCTAAGCTGATCCAAAAAGAACCCTATGAATAA